A window of the Phalacrocorax carbo chromosome 26, bPhaCar2.1, whole genome shotgun sequence genome harbors these coding sequences:
- the LOC135317436 gene encoding class I histocompatibility antigen, F10 alpha chain-like isoform X1, with amino-acid sequence MERVRALGLGLLLGVLVGAASGLHSLRYFDVWVSEPSPGVPQFTIVGYVDQNRFMYYDSDIGKDEPRAQWMAANMDQQFWDSETRKSQYWQRFYRMDFDTLQRHYNQSGGTHTLQCMYGCDLLEDGSTRGFSQWAYDGRDFIAFDMNTMTFTAADVGAQVTKRRWEEDGTVAVRLKHYLENECIEWLKKFVSYGRAVLERKEPPTVRVSGKEAQGILTLHCRAYGFYPRPIAVSWLKDGEVRDAETEWGSIAPNSDGTYYTWASIEARPEDKDKYRCRVEHASLLEPGLFAWEPESNLLTIVLAVALAIGAVAAVIAGFTFWKWKSEKNKKGYDKAPSEYRGRVQLQPLPSAGAVSWLWFLAAAGISPSPTLPVLPLSKAPWWGCREEVVSPLRCSRHHPPLPVAAARPWLPGCSWHVHRARGEPGAGA; translated from the exons atGGAGCGGGTGCGGGCGCTgggcctggggctgctgctgggggtccTCGTTGGGGCGGCGAGCG GGCTCCATTCCCTGCGCTACTTCGATGTTTGGGTGTCAGAGCCCAGCCCGGGGGTACCCCAGTTCACGATCGTGGGGTACGTGGACCAGAACCGCTTTATGTACTATGACAGTGACATAGGGAAGGACGAGCCTCGGGCGCAGTGGATGGCGGCCAACATGGATCAGCAGTTCTGGGACTCAGAGACCCGGAAGTCACAATATTGGCAACGGTTCTACCGCATGGACTTCGACACCCTGCAGCGCCACTACAACCAGAGCGGGG GGACTCACACACTGCAGTGCATGTACGGCTGTGACCTCCTGGAGGACGGTAGCACCAGGGGGTTTAGTCAGTGGGCCTACGACGGGAGGGACTTCATTGCCTTCGACATGAACACGATGACGTTCACCGCAGCGGACGTGGGGGCACAAGTCACCAAGAGGAGGTGGGAGGAGGACGGGACTGTTGCTGTGCGGTTGAAGCACTACCTGGAGAATGAATGCATCGAGTGGCTGAAGAAGTTTGTGAGCTACGGACGGGCCGTGCTGGAGAGGAAAG agccccccacgGTCCGAGTGTCGGGGAAGGAGGCCCAGGGGATCCTGACCCTGCACTGCCGCGCTTACGGCTTCTACCCGCGGCCCATCGCCGTCAGCTGGCTGAAGGACGGCGAGGTCAGGGACGCGGAGACCGAGTGGGGCAGCATCGCGCCCAACAGCGACGGCACCTACTACACCTGGGCCTCTATTGAGGCCCGCCCGGAGGACAAGGACAAGTACCGGTGCCGCGTGGAACACGCCAGCCTGCTGGAGCCCGGCCTCTTTGCGTGGG agCCGGAGTCCAACCTGCTCACCATCGTGCTGGCGGTGGCTCTTGCCATCGGGGCTGTCGCCGCCGTCATCGCTGGATTCACCTTCTGGAAGTGGAAATCAG agaagAATAAGAAGGGCTACGACAAGGCGCCAAGTGAGTACCGGGGTCGGGTCCAGCTCCAGCCGCTGCCCAGCGCCGGGGCGGTCTCGTGGCTCTGGTTTCTGGCCGCTGCCGGCAtttccccatcccccaccctccctgtgctgcccctCTCTAAAGCCCCGTGGTGGGGATGTAGGGAAGAGGTTGTGTCTCCCCTCCGCTGCTCGCGGCACCATCCTCCTCTCCCAGTGGCGGCAGCGCGGCCATGGCTGCCGGGCTGCTCCTGGCACGTGCACCGTGCCCGTGGCGAGCCCGGGGCTGGCGCCTGA
- the LOC135317436 gene encoding class I histocompatibility antigen, F10 alpha chain-like isoform X6: MERVRALGLGLLLGVLVGAASGLHSLRYFDVWVSEPSPGVPQFTIVGYVDQNRFMYYDSDIGKDEPRAQWMAANMDQQFWDSETRKSQYWQRFYRMDFDTLQRHYNQSGGTHTLQCMYGCDLLEDGSTRGFSQWAYDGRDFIAFDMNTMTFTAADVGAQVTKRRWEEDGTVAVRLKHYLENECIEWLKKFVSYGRAVLERKEPPTVRVSGKEAQGILTLHCRAYGFYPRPIAVSWLKDGEVRDAETEWGSIAPNSDGTYYTWASIEARPEDKDKYRCRVEHASLLEPGLFAWEPESNLLTIVLAVALAIGAVAAVIAGFTFWKWKSEKNKKGYDKAPSTDGGSGSAASGMPI, translated from the exons atGGAGCGGGTGCGGGCGCTgggcctggggctgctgctgggggtccTCGTTGGGGCGGCGAGCG GGCTCCATTCCCTGCGCTACTTCGATGTTTGGGTGTCAGAGCCCAGCCCGGGGGTACCCCAGTTCACGATCGTGGGGTACGTGGACCAGAACCGCTTTATGTACTATGACAGTGACATAGGGAAGGACGAGCCTCGGGCGCAGTGGATGGCGGCCAACATGGATCAGCAGTTCTGGGACTCAGAGACCCGGAAGTCACAATATTGGCAACGGTTCTACCGCATGGACTTCGACACCCTGCAGCGCCACTACAACCAGAGCGGGG GGACTCACACACTGCAGTGCATGTACGGCTGTGACCTCCTGGAGGACGGTAGCACCAGGGGGTTTAGTCAGTGGGCCTACGACGGGAGGGACTTCATTGCCTTCGACATGAACACGATGACGTTCACCGCAGCGGACGTGGGGGCACAAGTCACCAAGAGGAGGTGGGAGGAGGACGGGACTGTTGCTGTGCGGTTGAAGCACTACCTGGAGAATGAATGCATCGAGTGGCTGAAGAAGTTTGTGAGCTACGGACGGGCCGTGCTGGAGAGGAAAG agccccccacgGTCCGAGTGTCGGGGAAGGAGGCCCAGGGGATCCTGACCCTGCACTGCCGCGCTTACGGCTTCTACCCGCGGCCCATCGCCGTCAGCTGGCTGAAGGACGGCGAGGTCAGGGACGCGGAGACCGAGTGGGGCAGCATCGCGCCCAACAGCGACGGCACCTACTACACCTGGGCCTCTATTGAGGCCCGCCCGGAGGACAAGGACAAGTACCGGTGCCGCGTGGAACACGCCAGCCTGCTGGAGCCCGGCCTCTTTGCGTGGG agCCGGAGTCCAACCTGCTCACCATCGTGCTGGCGGTGGCTCTTGCCATCGGGGCTGTCGCCGCCGTCATCGCTGGATTCACCTTCTGGAAGTGGAAATCAG agaagAATAAGAAGGGCTACGACAAGGCGCCAA GCACGGACGGGGGCTCTGGCAGCGCGGCCTCAG GGATGCCCATCTGA